The following proteins come from a genomic window of Corynebacterium hansenii:
- a CDS encoding zf-HC2 domain-containing protein, with amino-acid sequence MDCEDVRAALSARLDGEPSGVDDDVVDAHLDACDECRAWFEKAVALNRSLHMGPAGERAAAGAGPAGPGAGPSLPDAADMAALSERILSTVEPERRRRERTWLFVAGSARVLLVLLGVLHLAWGVQLLLGAGGAMNQVALDSGGQLGGALGGTLGDEAAAAAAALDDIIAPTIDAAAIRLAFAVGMFRAAWRPRAAMGMTPVYGAAAMFSIGFATRDLVLGTLGVADVAGLALMALSAVALGLVWLGGYTPSAMAQAWRAAAGRPVRGLPGEFD; translated from the coding sequence ATGGATTGCGAGGACGTTCGCGCCGCATTGTCGGCGCGGTTGGACGGGGAGCCCTCCGGCGTCGACGACGACGTCGTCGACGCGCACCTCGACGCCTGCGACGAGTGCCGCGCGTGGTTCGAGAAGGCCGTCGCCCTCAACCGTTCGCTGCACATGGGGCCGGCGGGGGAGCGCGCCGCCGCCGGTGCGGGCCCCGCGGGCCCGGGTGCGGGGCCGTCGCTTCCCGACGCCGCCGACATGGCCGCTTTGTCGGAGCGCATCCTGTCGACGGTGGAACCGGAGCGGCGCCGCCGGGAACGGACGTGGTTGTTCGTCGCGGGTTCCGCGCGCGTGCTGCTGGTCCTGCTCGGCGTCCTGCATCTCGCGTGGGGCGTGCAGCTGCTCCTGGGGGCGGGCGGGGCCATGAACCAGGTGGCGCTGGATTCCGGCGGGCAACTCGGCGGCGCCCTCGGTGGCACGCTCGGGGACGAAGCCGCTGCCGCGGCGGCCGCCCTGGACGACATCATCGCCCCGACCATCGATGCCGCGGCGATCCGCCTGGCCTTCGCCGTGGGCATGTTCAGGGCGGCGTGGCGGCCGCGCGCGGCGATGGGCATGACGCCCGTCTACGGGGCGGCGGCGATGTTCTCCATCGGCTTCGCCACCCGCGATCTGGTGCTGGGCACCCTCGGCGTCGCCGACGTCGCGGGGCTGGCGCTCATGGCGCTGTCCGCCGTCGCCCTCGGCCTGGTGTGGCTGGGCGGGTACACCCCGTCGGCGATGGCGCAGGCGTGGCGCGCGGCGGCCGGTCGCCCGGTGCGGGGCCTGCCCGGCGAGTTCGACTGA
- a CDS encoding dolichyl-phosphate-mannose--protein mannosyltransferase: protein MPASGGKLRRLVRARAVKSPRPAPQPRVPVRWTPWDTQVFGVLALFAAITRFVGLGFPTDKGTPVFDEKHYVPQAWQILRSTGDPLLGGIEDNPGFGLVVHPPVAKQVIAFGEWLFGYTPLGWRFMSAVCGVLVVLAIMDITRRLSASTLAAAVAGVLAIADGVLFVSSRMGMLDIIQTAFVLGAAWALTVDRDRVARRLAEVPRPLDDALGPPLPWRWWRFTAGVMLGLALGVKWSGLYYIAAFGLLSVFCDLVDRRRAGVGKPTLGALVRDTLPALGHLVAVPLTVYLLSWRSWFAEETSVYRHLPAAQRDTGIPGTDRLPEAVQNWLHYQRGVLEFHGSLTTSGGHEHPWESKPWQWIWSGRPMLYYSNDTTCLGGRECKGWLMLFGTPPIWWLLVPVMLWALYRWILRRDGRFALPAVGFLASWVPWLIAYDRQMYFFYATPLIPFVLMAIAIIAGDVARWRPRGGHAGIAVVAAYLAVVVAAFVFWLPIMTGIPLPTETFEMRLWLPSWR from the coding sequence GTGCCCGCGTCCGGCGGCAAGCTTCGCCGCCTGGTCCGGGCCCGCGCCGTCAAGTCCCCGCGGCCCGCGCCGCAGCCGCGCGTCCCCGTGCGGTGGACGCCGTGGGATACCCAGGTCTTCGGGGTCCTCGCGCTGTTCGCGGCGATCACGCGGTTCGTCGGGCTGGGCTTCCCCACCGACAAGGGCACCCCGGTCTTCGACGAGAAGCACTACGTCCCGCAGGCGTGGCAGATCCTCCGCTCCACGGGCGACCCGCTGCTCGGCGGCATCGAGGACAACCCGGGCTTCGGGCTGGTGGTGCACCCGCCGGTGGCGAAGCAGGTCATCGCCTTCGGCGAGTGGCTCTTCGGCTACACGCCCCTGGGCTGGCGGTTCATGTCGGCGGTCTGCGGCGTGCTGGTGGTGTTGGCGATCATGGACATCACCCGCCGCCTGTCCGCTTCGACGCTGGCCGCGGCGGTCGCCGGCGTGCTGGCCATCGCCGACGGCGTGCTGTTCGTATCCTCCCGGATGGGGATGCTCGACATCATCCAGACCGCCTTCGTCCTCGGCGCCGCCTGGGCGCTGACGGTGGACCGGGACCGGGTGGCGCGCCGGCTCGCGGAGGTTCCGCGGCCGCTTGACGACGCCCTCGGCCCGCCCCTGCCCTGGCGCTGGTGGCGGTTCACGGCCGGCGTCATGCTCGGCCTGGCGCTCGGCGTGAAATGGTCGGGCCTGTATTACATCGCGGCGTTCGGGCTGTTGAGCGTGTTCTGCGATCTGGTGGACAGGCGCCGCGCGGGCGTCGGAAAGCCGACGCTCGGGGCGCTGGTCCGCGACACCCTGCCCGCGCTCGGACACCTGGTGGCCGTCCCGCTGACGGTGTACCTGCTGTCGTGGCGATCGTGGTTCGCGGAGGAGACGTCGGTGTACCGGCACCTGCCCGCCGCCCAGCGCGACACCGGCATCCCCGGCACCGACCGGCTGCCCGAAGCCGTGCAGAACTGGCTGCACTACCAGCGCGGCGTCCTCGAATTCCACGGGTCGCTGACCACCTCCGGCGGCCACGAGCACCCGTGGGAATCCAAGCCGTGGCAGTGGATCTGGTCCGGTCGGCCGATGCTGTACTACTCCAACGACACCACGTGCCTGGGCGGCCGGGAATGCAAGGGCTGGCTGATGCTCTTCGGCACCCCGCCGATCTGGTGGCTGCTGGTGCCCGTCATGCTGTGGGCGCTGTACCGGTGGATCCTCCGCCGCGACGGCCGGTTCGCCCTGCCCGCCGTCGGATTCCTGGCGTCGTGGGTGCCGTGGCTGATCGCCTACGACCGTCAGATGTACTTCTTCTACGCCACTCCGCTGATCCCGTTCGTGCTCATGGCCATCGCGATCATCGCCGGCGACGTGGCCCGCTGGCGGCCCCGGGGAGGGCACGCGGGCATCGCGGTCGTCGCCGCGTACCTCGCCGTCGTCGTGGCCGCGTTCGTCTTCTGGCTGCCCATCATGACGGGCATCCCCCTGCCGACGGAGACCTTCGAGATGCGCCTCTGGCTGCCGAGCTGGCGGTAG
- a CDS encoding GNAT family N-acetyltransferase, with amino-acid sequence MEMRSQRLITRAGVVRLRPLRRSDLDEWRAARLADEAVLRAVEPTGDDDWVKASSSKAYRKMVRGARAAASDGHAATAAIELDGRFAGQMTLGAIRPFPVATCWAGYWVASEHWGGGVATAALALACDHATALGMHRIEATVLADNAASRKVLGRCGFREVGVVREAFHIDGAWRDHLLLERLESQGCAVDALVAEGAVRRLRGEEGGEEDEAEAGAEAGAGAGVAGDGAGGHGESGASGAEGKSRGDAAG; translated from the coding sequence ATGGAGATGCGTTCGCAGCGCCTGATCACGCGCGCCGGGGTCGTGCGGCTGCGGCCGTTGCGGCGGTCGGACCTGGATGAATGGCGGGCGGCGCGGCTCGCCGACGAGGCGGTGCTGCGGGCCGTCGAGCCCACCGGCGACGACGACTGGGTGAAGGCGAGTTCGTCGAAGGCGTACCGGAAGATGGTGCGCGGCGCGCGGGCGGCGGCGTCGGACGGGCATGCCGCCACCGCCGCGATCGAACTCGACGGGCGGTTCGCCGGGCAGATGACGCTCGGCGCGATCCGGCCCTTCCCCGTGGCCACGTGTTGGGCGGGGTACTGGGTCGCGTCGGAGCATTGGGGCGGGGGAGTCGCCACCGCGGCGCTGGCCCTGGCCTGCGATCACGCCACGGCGCTGGGCATGCACCGCATCGAGGCGACGGTGCTGGCCGACAACGCGGCTTCGCGAAAGGTGCTGGGGCGCTGCGGTTTCCGCGAGGTCGGCGTCGTGCGCGAGGCGTTCCACATCGACGGCGCGTGGCGCGACCATCTGCTGCTGGAGCGGCTGGAGTCGCAGGGCTGCGCCGTCGACGCGCTCGTCGCGGAGGGGGCGGTGCGGAGGCTGCGAGGGGAAGAAGGCGGGGAAGAAGACGAGGCCGAGGCCGGAGCCGAAGCCGGAGCCGGTGCCGGGGTTGCGGGCGACGGTGCTGGGGGTCACGGTGAAAGCGGGGCAAGCGGGGCCGAGGGCAAAAGCAGGGGCGACGCGGCTGGCTGA
- the sepX gene encoding divisome protein SepX/GlpR has protein sequence MSSSLLLVLIVVVWLFVLAPLVVNTRQPIRRTSEALGRTRLLHQGGETVATKRRRPTLTERDVRKPGEEVDESLETVDAELDDLPTAGATAVRGRAGRGRDDLDDDILIDDPEDAAADTAAADGDAAAERAGRGADGSGDGARIEDDAEAVPAVVEGDVVYELEAGASERDSERDGAGEPETTKDAEAGVSVTGAEQGADTKLDDADAVAEEPAGRGAVAYAAAGETRAYLTPEDFLVVDDETAAEEAAAAPYADAEGSGDGAEGADAGSDAAARYADADPASDYDYDDDAFGAPRGHRGAGDRYDELDDFDDTLTDDDLAFAERRRGRGGFDPVSDARYAETRFARRRRSVGVLAAFIVVGAALGFFIGGWTWWLPLAGAGLLVLYLVYLRRTVIAENELRARRIRRMKMARLGVRNSEDEELGIPERLRRPGAVVVELDDEDPDFADLPYSTYESPEQDIRRAAGQ, from the coding sequence ATGTCCAGCTCTCTGCTCCTCGTGCTCATCGTCGTGGTGTGGCTGTTCGTGCTCGCGCCGTTGGTGGTGAACACCAGGCAGCCCATCCGCCGCACGTCCGAGGCCCTTGGCCGTACCCGCCTTCTCCACCAGGGCGGCGAGACGGTGGCCACCAAGCGAAGGCGGCCGACGCTGACCGAGCGCGACGTGCGCAAGCCCGGCGAGGAGGTCGATGAGTCGCTGGAGACCGTCGACGCCGAACTCGATGATCTCCCGACGGCCGGCGCCACCGCGGTGCGGGGCCGTGCGGGGCGTGGGCGGGATGATCTGGACGACGACATCCTCATCGATGACCCCGAAGATGCCGCCGCCGATACTGCCGCCGCCGATGGCGATGCCGCGGCTGAGCGGGCCGGCCGTGGCGCCGATGGGTCCGGCGATGGTGCGCGGATCGAGGACGACGCCGAGGCCGTGCCCGCGGTCGTCGAGGGCGACGTCGTCTACGAGCTGGAGGCCGGTGCCTCCGAGCGGGATTCCGAGCGGGATGGGGCCGGGGAGCCGGAGACCACGAAGGACGCGGAGGCCGGCGTTTCCGTCACGGGCGCGGAGCAGGGCGCGGACACGAAGCTTGACGACGCCGACGCGGTCGCGGAGGAGCCCGCCGGCCGCGGTGCCGTCGCCTACGCGGCCGCCGGGGAGACCCGCGCGTACCTGACGCCGGAGGATTTCCTGGTGGTCGACGACGAGACCGCCGCGGAGGAAGCCGCGGCCGCCCCGTACGCCGATGCGGAGGGCTCCGGCGACGGCGCCGAGGGTGCGGACGCCGGCTCCGATGCCGCTGCCCGCTACGCCGATGCGGATCCGGCCTCCGACTACGACTACGACGACGATGCGTTCGGCGCCCCGCGCGGCCACCGCGGCGCGGGCGACCGGTACGACGAGCTCGACGACTTCGACGACACCCTCACCGACGACGACCTCGCCTTCGCAGAGCGCCGCCGCGGCCGGGGCGGATTCGATCCCGTGTCCGATGCCCGCTACGCCGAAACCCGGTTCGCGCGCCGGCGCCGCAGCGTGGGCGTCCTGGCCGCGTTCATCGTCGTCGGTGCCGCCCTGGGCTTCTTCATCGGCGGGTGGACGTGGTGGCTGCCGCTGGCCGGCGCGGGCCTGCTGGTGCTGTACCTGGTGTACCTGCGCCGCACGGTCATCGCGGAGAACGAGCTGCGGGCGCGCCGCATCCGCCGCATGAAGATGGCGCGGCTGGGCGTCCGCAATTCCGAGGACGAGGAGCTGGGCATCCCCGAGCGCCTGCGCCGCCCTGGCGCGGTCGTGGTCGAACTCGACGACGAGGACCCGGATTTCGCCGATCTCCCGTACTCGACCTACGAGTCCCCGGAGCAGGACATCCGACGGGCCGCAGGCCAGTGA
- the glp gene encoding molybdotransferase-like divisome protein Glp, translated as MRSVEEQLAAITANAAMPAPVRIAISESLGLLCAEDVVAETPLPGFVQSAIDGYAVRAVDVRGESGETLAEFDEVTLPVVGEVSAGSHHPMRLQPKQAVRVHTGAPLPTLADAVLPLDWSDRGERRVTALRAVKSGDFIRRVGDDIQPGDVAVSAGSVISPAQVGLLAAVGRSKVLVHPRPRMSVVSIGAELVDVDRDPGLGQVFDVNSYALAAAGRDAGAEVHRVGIAAGEPRRIREIIEGQLIKSELLVITGAVGGAAGDEVWRVLAEMGEIDVERVAMHPGSVQGFGLLGDERIPTFLLPSNPVSALVVFEVMVRPLIRIALGKGNPRRRTVAARAIAPVDSVAGRRGLIRGQLMRDRETSEYLVQPFGGATGAQAHLLAGLAEANCLVVVPDDVTHVRPGDIVDVLFLARQA; from the coding sequence ATGCGGTCGGTCGAGGAGCAGCTCGCGGCGATCACCGCGAACGCGGCGATGCCCGCCCCCGTGCGGATCGCCATCTCGGAGTCGCTGGGACTGCTCTGCGCCGAAGACGTCGTGGCGGAGACGCCGCTGCCCGGGTTCGTGCAATCCGCCATCGACGGCTACGCCGTCCGGGCCGTCGACGTCCGCGGCGAGTCGGGCGAGACCCTCGCGGAATTCGACGAGGTGACCCTGCCCGTCGTCGGCGAGGTCTCCGCCGGGTCGCACCACCCGATGCGCCTGCAGCCCAAGCAGGCCGTCCGCGTGCACACCGGCGCCCCGCTGCCGACCCTGGCCGACGCCGTGCTGCCCCTCGACTGGTCCGACCGCGGCGAGCGCCGCGTCACCGCCCTGCGCGCCGTGAAGTCCGGCGACTTCATCCGCCGCGTCGGCGACGACATCCAGCCCGGCGACGTCGCGGTGTCCGCCGGTTCCGTGATCTCCCCGGCGCAGGTGGGCCTGCTCGCCGCCGTCGGCCGGTCGAAGGTGCTGGTGCACCCGCGGCCGCGCATGTCCGTGGTGTCCATCGGCGCCGAACTCGTCGACGTCGACCGCGATCCCGGCCTGGGGCAGGTCTTCGACGTCAACTCCTACGCGCTGGCCGCCGCCGGCCGCGACGCCGGTGCCGAGGTGCATCGCGTGGGCATCGCCGCCGGCGAGCCGCGCCGCATCCGCGAGATCATCGAGGGCCAGCTGATCAAGTCCGAGCTGCTGGTCATCACCGGCGCCGTCGGCGGTGCGGCGGGCGACGAAGTCTGGCGCGTGCTCGCCGAGATGGGCGAGATCGACGTCGAGCGCGTGGCCATGCACCCCGGCTCGGTGCAGGGCTTCGGGCTGCTCGGCGACGAGCGCATCCCCACGTTCCTGCTGCCGTCCAACCCGGTGTCGGCGCTGGTGGTGTTCGAGGTGATGGTGCGGCCGCTGATCCGCATCGCCCTGGGCAAGGGCAACCCCCGCCGCCGCACCGTCGCGGCCCGCGCCATCGCGCCCGTCGATTCGGTGGCCGGCCGCCGCGGCCTGATCCGCGGCCAGCTGATGCGCGACCGGGAAACCTCCGAGTACCTGGTCCAGCCCTTCGGCGGCGCCACCGGCGCGCAGGCCCACCTGCTGGCGGGCCTGGCCGAGGCCAACTGCCTGGTGGTCGTGCCCGATGACGTCACGCACGTGCGCCCGGGCGACATCGTCGACGTCCTCTTCCTGGCGCGGCAGGCGTAG
- a CDS encoding DoxX family protein, with product MDRPAVFDGALLVLRLILGVIFIAHGWDKIFITGVDATTGYFVSAGIPQAEMTVWLVAITELVGGALLILGLLAPVVAVVLVVTMLGALWAVHLGNGLFVRDDGAELVLSLIGGLIIVWAFGAGRASLDRMFTR from the coding sequence ATGGACCGACCCGCCGTATTCGATGGAGCGTTGCTCGTGCTCCGCCTCATCTTGGGCGTCATTTTCATTGCGCACGGGTGGGACAAGATCTTCATCACCGGCGTCGATGCGACGACCGGGTATTTCGTCTCCGCGGGCATCCCGCAGGCGGAGATGACCGTGTGGCTGGTGGCCATCACCGAACTGGTCGGCGGGGCGCTGCTGATCCTGGGTCTGCTGGCCCCGGTCGTGGCGGTGGTGCTCGTGGTGACCATGCTGGGCGCCCTGTGGGCGGTGCACCTGGGCAACGGCCTGTTCGTGCGCGATGATGGCGCGGAGCTGGTGCTCTCGCTCATCGGCGGCCTGATCATCGTGTGGGCGTTCGGCGCGGGGCGGGCCAGCCTCGACCGGATGTTCACCAGGTAG